In Lachnospiraceae bacterium, one DNA window encodes the following:
- a CDS encoding ATP-dependent Clp protease ATP-binding subunit, giving the protein MERYTPQAKEALSLAVEMAESLNHGYVGTEHLLIGLLQEGTGVAAKVLEENGVEEAKVVELVSQLITPDNSVQMAENAAYTPRARRVIENSYREAVRFKAAQIGTEHILIAILREGDCVASRLLNTIGISVQKLYIDLLAAMGEDAPSVKDEMQRGSYGKRGSSTPALDSYSRNLTQMALDGKLDPVIGREHEIQRVIQILSRRTKNNPCLIGEPGVGKTAVVEGLAQRIAAGDVPDTIADKRVMTLDLSGMVAGSKYRGEFEERIKKVIAEVVESKDVLLFIDEIHTIIGAGGAEGALDASNILKPSLARGELQLIGATTIDEYRKYIEKDAALERRFQPVTVDEPSEEESIAILKGLRSRYEEHHKVEITDDALEAAVKLSARYINDRFLPDKAIDLIDEASSKVRLLNYTKPAKVRTYEEQIDELEEEKETAIREEAYEKAGDIKKKQEKLKEKIRQTLEKWEKEKETRKLTVGENEVADVVAGWTKIPVKKLAEEESERLKNLENILHERVVGQEEAITAVSKAIRRGRIGLKDPKRPIGSFLFLGPTGVGKTELSKALAEAMFGTETSLIRVDMSEYMEKHSVSKMIGSPPGYVGYEEGGQLSEKVRRNPYSVILFDEIEKAHPDVFNILLQVLDDGHITDAQGRKIDFKNTIIIMTSNAGAENIIAPKRLGFGVATDAKADHEFMKGRVMEEVKRLFKPEFLNRIDEIIVFHQLTKEHMKGIADIMLKGIEKRCKEQLGITLTVNEAAKELLIDKGYDEKYGARPLRRTIQSLLEDKMAEEILDGKIKKSAGVEAGCEDGRLVFTVKKKAAARRKTAAPKALAKVSRQTHE; this is encoded by the coding sequence ATGGAACGATATACACCACAGGCGAAGGAGGCCTTAAGCCTGGCAGTGGAAATGGCAGAAAGCTTAAACCATGGCTACGTGGGAACAGAACATCTGCTCATTGGCCTTTTACAGGAAGGAACCGGCGTGGCAGCCAAGGTTTTAGAGGAAAACGGGGTTGAAGAAGCAAAAGTAGTAGAGTTGGTCAGCCAGCTGATCACTCCGGATAATTCTGTGCAGATGGCAGAAAATGCTGCTTATACCCCAAGAGCCCGCCGTGTTATAGAAAACAGTTACAGAGAGGCAGTGCGTTTTAAAGCAGCCCAGATCGGCACAGAGCACATCCTTATTGCTATTTTAAGAGAAGGAGACTGTGTAGCCAGCCGCCTGTTAAATACCATAGGCATCAGTGTCCAGAAGCTTTATATTGATCTTCTGGCAGCTATGGGTGAAGATGCACCGTCCGTCAAAGATGAGATGCAACGGGGCAGCTATGGAAAGCGGGGCAGTTCAACACCGGCTCTTGACAGCTACAGCCGCAATCTCACCCAGATGGCATTAGATGGAAAGCTGGATCCTGTGATCGGAAGAGAACATGAGATCCAGAGAGTGATCCAGATCTTAAGCCGGCGTACCAAAAATAATCCATGCCTTATTGGTGAGCCGGGAGTAGGAAAAACAGCGGTAGTAGAGGGACTGGCACAGCGTATTGCAGCAGGAGATGTGCCGGATACCATCGCTGATAAGAGGGTTATGACGTTGGATCTTTCTGGTATGGTAGCAGGTTCCAAGTACAGAGGTGAATTTGAAGAACGTATTAAGAAAGTCATTGCAGAAGTAGTAGAGTCTAAAGATGTGCTGCTGTTTATTGATGAGATACACACCATTATCGGGGCAGGCGGTGCAGAAGGAGCCTTAGATGCTTCCAATATTTTAAAGCCATCCCTTGCAAGAGGGGAACTGCAGCTGATCGGTGCAACTACGATTGATGAGTACAGAAAGTATATTGAAAAGGATGCAGCCTTAGAGCGGAGATTCCAGCCGGTTACTGTAGATGAACCTTCAGAAGAAGAATCCATTGCCATTTTAAAGGGACTTCGCAGCCGTTATGAGGAACATCATAAGGTAGAGATCACAGATGATGCTTTAGAGGCAGCTGTAAAGCTTTCTGCCCGCTATATCAATGACCGTTTTCTGCCAGATAAGGCTATTGACCTGATTGATGAGGCATCTTCTAAGGTGCGCCTGTTAAATTATACAAAACCAGCTAAGGTCAGGACTTACGAGGAACAGATCGATGAGCTGGAAGAGGAAAAAGAGACAGCCATCCGGGAAGAAGCCTATGAAAAGGCGGGGGATATTAAGAAAAAACAGGAAAAGTTAAAAGAAAAGATCCGTCAGACTCTGGAAAAATGGGAAAAAGAAAAAGAAACCCGGAAACTGACAGTAGGGGAAAATGAAGTGGCAGATGTAGTAGCCGGATGGACAAAGATACCGGTAAAAAAGCTGGCAGAGGAAGAATCAGAGCGGCTTAAAAATCTGGAAAATATCCTTCATGAGAGAGTTGTGGGCCAGGAGGAAGCTATTACAGCTGTATCCAAGGCGATCCGCAGAGGCCGCATCGGATTAAAAGATCCCAAACGCCCTATTGGATCCTTTTTGTTCTTAGGACCTACAGGTGTAGGAAAAACAGAACTTTCAAAGGCTCTTGCAGAGGCTATGTTTGGCACAGAAACTTCCCTGATCCGGGTGGATATGTCAGAATATATGGAAAAACACAGTGTTTCCAAGATGATCGGTTCTCCGCCAGGATATGTTGGCTATGAAGAGGGCGGCCAGCTTAGTGAAAAGGTCCGCAGGAATCCTTATAGTGTGATCCTTTTTGATGAGATCGAAAAGGCTCATCCGGATGTGTTTAATATCCTTCTGCAGGTGTTAGATGACGGCCATATCACTGATGCCCAGGGACGAAAGATCGATTTTAAGAATACCATTATCATTATGACCTCCAATGCAGGTGCAGAAAATATCATTGCGCCAAAACGTCTGGGATTCGGGGTTGCCACAGATGCAAAGGCAGACCACGAATTTATGAAAGGCCGTGTGATGGAAGAGGTAAAACGTCTGTTTAAGCCGGAATTCTTAAACCGTATTGATGAGATCATCGTCTTCCACCAGCTGACCAAGGAGCATATGAAGGGCATTGCTGACATCATGTTAAAGGGCATTGAAAAGAGATGCAAAGAGCAGTTAGGCATTACCCTTACTGTAAATGAGGCTGCAAAAGAACTGCTCATTGATAAAGGTTATGATGAAAAATATGGCGCAAGACCACTGCGTCGCACCATCCAGAGCCTGTTAGAGGACAAGATGGCAGAAGAGATTTTAGATGGAAAGATCAAAAAGAGTGCCGGTGTGGAAGCAGGCTGTGAAGATGGCAGACTCGTTTTTACGGTGAAAAAGAAAGCAGCTGCCAGAAGGAAAACAGCAGCCCCAAAAGCTTTGGCAAAGGTATCACGACAAACGCATGAGTAA